The Juglans regia cultivar Chandler chromosome 2, Walnut 2.0, whole genome shotgun sequence genome includes a window with the following:
- the LOC109012175 gene encoding serine/threonine-protein kinase BSK2-like → MGCLHSKTSQLHSPDDPSSQPDPANGGQADQDLQVPAFKEYGLSELRKATNGFSTDYIVSESAEKAPNVVYRGKLENNRLVAVKRFSKQSWPDAQQFVAEAVGLGKVRHKRLVNLIGCCAEGDERLLVAEFMPHDTLSKHLFHWDKQPLPWEMRVRVAYNIAQALDHCNAENRKIYHDLNAYRVLFDEDGDPRLSSFGLMKNSRDGKSYSTNLAYSPPEFLRTGRVIPESVIYSYGTVLLDLLSGKHIPPSRALDLISGKNVLLLMDSSLEGQYANDDATKLVELASKCLQSETRDRPDTKFLLADVALLLKQKEVTSHVLMGLPKNTAVLPTLLSPLGKACARIDLTAVHDILLKTGYKDDEGAENELSFQEWTQQVQEMLNTKKFGDIAFRDKDFKSAIEYYSKLVAMMPVPSATVFARRAFAYLMNGQAELALRDAMQAQVCIPEWPTAFYLQALALSKLGMQTDAQDMLNDGATFEAKRQNSWRS, encoded by the exons ATGGGTTGCTTGCACTCAAAAACCAGCCAACTTCACTCCCCGGACGACCCTTCCTCCCAACCCGACCCAG CCAATGGGGGTCAAGCTGATCAAGACCTTCAAGTCCCGGCATTCAAAGAGTACGGTCTCAGTGAGCTCCGGAAAGCCACCAATGGCTTCAGCACCGATTACATTGTGTCCGAGAGCGCGGAGAAAGCTCCCAATGTGGTTTACAGAGGCAAACTCGAGAACAACCGCTTAGTCGCAGTCAAACGGTTCTCCAAGCAGTCCTGGCCTGACGCTCAACAGTTCGTG GCAGAGGCAGTGGGATTGGGGAAGGTGAGGCACAAGAGATTGGTGAATCTGATTGGTTGCTGTGCTGAAGGAGATGAACGCCTCTTGGTAGCTGAGTTCATGCCCCATGATACTCTGTCCAAGCATCTATTCCATT GGGATAAGCAGCCACTGCCATGGGAAATGCGTGTTAGAGTTGCATATAATATTGCACAGGCACTTGATCATTGTAATGCCGAAAATCGTAAAATTTATCATGATTTGAATGCATATCGAGTTCTTTTTGATGAG GATGGTGATCCTCGTTTGTCTAGTTTTGGCCTTATGAAAAATAGTCGAGATGGAAAAAGCTACAGTACTAATTTAGCTTATAGTCCACCTGAGTTTTTACGGACAG GAAGGGTCATCCCAGAGAGTGTGATCTACAGTTATGGAACTGTTCTGTTGGACCTTTTAAGTGGGAAGCATATTCCTCCAAGCCGT GCATTGGACTTGATAAGTGGGAAAAATGTATTGTTGTTGATGGATTCCTCATTGGAAGGACAATATGCCAATGATGATGCTACTAAATTGGTTGAACTTGCTTCAAAGTGTCTTCAGTCTGAGACTAGGGACCGACCTGATACAAAGTTTCTTCTCGCAGATGTTGCACTGCTTCTAAAGCAGAAAGAg GTAACATCGCACGTTCTTATGGGCCTGCCTAAAAATACAGCTGTGCTGCCAACGTTGCTTTCCCCACTTGGGAAGGCTTGTGCAAGGATAGATCTTACTGCTGTGcatgatattttgttaaaaacagGCTATAAAGATGATGAGGGTGCAGAAAATGAG CTGTCATTCCAAGAATGGACGCAACAAGTGCAGGAGATGTTGAATACAAAGAAATTTGGGGATATTGCGTTTAGGGATAAGGATTTCAAGAGTGCAATCGAGTATTATTCCAAG CTGGTTGCAATGATGCCCGTTCCTTCGGCCACTGTCTTTGCAAGGAGAGCCTTCGCCTACTTGATGAATGGTCAAGCAGAACTTGCCTTAAGGGACGCCATGCAGGCTCAAGTGTGCATACCAGAGTGGCCAACTGCATTCTACTTGCAGGCTCTTGCACTCTCAAAGCTAGGAATGCAAACCGATGCTCAGGACATGCTCAATGATGGGGCAACCTTCGAAGCAAAGCGGCAGAACAGTTGGCGTAGCTAA
- the LOC118347687 gene encoding protein FAR1-RELATED SEQUENCE 5-like — protein sequence MSVLSKESGGDYNVGCIAKDIQNYLGNRRKQLLNEGDAQKLYEYFLESERNNPRFVYSIQVDADGSMGNCFWADARSRAAYQYFGDIVTFDATYLTNRYKMPFVPFTGVNHHHQSIMFGCALLINETAESYTWLLKTWLEAMLGRAPSTIITDDDKSMAKAIANVLPNTTHKLCLWHILQKFPEHLAHVYNRYAQFKYDFNRCIHETLTIEEFELEWTEMCLKYKLEENSWLQTIYVKREKWVPTYLRSTFCAGMSTTQRSESMNKFCKDYVRSSTMVSDFVHQYDKALNARYLSEKEKDVKTKTSRPILKTSTSIEEEVAKLYTRKSFLIFQDELFNSQRFKARKIREEDGRKIYLVGINGYEKLTYEVVLGMEKNVVSCTCCKFEFIGFLCRHILQVLTKKDCLDLVQSYVLERWTINAKSRMVDGICVDEEPLETVPTALVSKHRLMRQFYIVAEMGSLSIKKYEHACKGIETIHQELLLMNEDDDGGNREGHPVQSKIVSNFSLQDPPIIVSKGRPKSLRHKNPKENAPMKKRRCSICKQEGHVRTNCPSHRNMQFPQMSENEEYGASWNFQYKKINYRAADFL from the exons ATGTCTGTGTTGAGTAAGGAGTCGGGTGGTGATTATAATGTTGGTTGCATTGCTAAGGACATTCAGAATTATTTGGGCAATCGAAGGAAGCAACTTCTTAATGAGGGAGACGCACAAAAGTTATATGAATACTTTTTGGAAAGCGAACGTAATAATCCAAGGTTTGTATATTCGATCCAAGTTGATGCAGATGGATCGATGGGAAATTGCTTTTGGGCAGATGCGAGATCAAGAGCcgcatatcaatattttggcGATATTGTTACGTTTGACGCTACGTACCTAACAAATCGCTACAAAATGCCATTTGTTCCATTCACTGGAGTTAACCATCATCATCAATCTATCATGTTTGGATGTGCGTTATTGATAAATGAGACAGCTGAGTCTTACACATGGTTATTAAAAACATGGTTAGAAGCGATGCTTGGTCGTGCTCCCTCTACAATAATAACTGATGATGACAAGTCAATGGCTAAGGCCATCGCGAATGTATTGCCCAATACAACTCACAAATTGTGTTTATGGCATATTCTACAAAAATTTCCTGAACATTTAGCCCATGTTTATAATAGATATGcacaatttaaatatgattttaacCGCTGCATTCATGAGACATTAACTATTGAGGAGTTTGAGTTGGAGTGGACTGAAATGTGTTTGAAGTACAAGTTAGAAGAAAATAGTTGGTTGCAAACTATTTATGTTAAGAGAGAAAAGTGGGTGCCTACTTATTTGAGATCAACATTTTGCGCTGGAATGTCTACAACTCAACGAAGTGAGAGTATGAATAAGTTTTGTAAAGACTATGTTCGTTCAAGTACGATGGTAAGTGACTTCGTCCATCAATATGATAAAGCTTTGAATGCCCGTTATTTAagtgagaaagagaaagatgTGAAGACAAAAACATCGAGGCCTATTTTGAAAACTTCCACCAGTATTGAAGAGGAAGTGGCCAAGCTCTACACGAGAAAATCCTTTTTGATCTTCCAAGATGAGTTATTTAATAGCCAACGGTTCAAGGCACGCAAAATACGTGAGGAAGATGGACGAAAAATTTATTTAGTGGGCATTAATGGGTATGAAAAACTGACATATGAAGTAGTACTTGGGATGGAGAAAAATGTTGTTTCTTGTACATGTtgtaaatttgaatttattggCTTCCTATGCCGGCACATCCTAcaagttttgacaaaaaaagATTGTTTGGACCTTGTGCAATCATATGTGTTAGAGAGGTGGACGATCAATGCAAAGAGTCGCATGGTAGATGGGATATGTGTCGATGAGGAGCCATTGGAGACTGTCCCAACTGCATTAGTCTCGAAACATCGTTTGATGAGACAGTTTTATATAGTTGCCGAGATGGGGTCACTATCTATTAAGAAATATGAGCATGCTTGTAAGGGAATAGAGACTATTCATCAAGAGCTTCTCTTGATGAatgaggatgatgatggtgGTAACAGGGAGGGACATCCAGTCCAGAGCAAAATAGTCTCAAACTTTTCATTGCAAGATCCTCCAATCATTGTATCTAAAGGAAGGCCCAAATCATTACGACACAAGAACCCAAAGGAAAATGCACCAATGAAGAAGCGACGATGCAGCATTTGTAAACAAGAAGGTCATGTTAGAACCAACTGTCCTTCACATAG GAATATGCAATTCCCACAAATGTCAGAAAATGAAGAGTATGGAGCATCTTGGAATTTTCAGTACAAGAAGATTAATTATCGGGCAGCTGATTTTTTGTAG